A genomic stretch from Aedes albopictus strain Foshan chromosome 2, AalbF5, whole genome shotgun sequence includes:
- the LOC134286198 gene encoding uncharacterized protein LOC134286198 has protein sequence MSVDRTPIKTTVDPEQVKMLIHQRGAVKGKVTKIHNTLENPEDHPELVSVPLLKVFQKKLEMHYSEYEAIHREVLSVTPPSKVEEQDEKLEEFDKLHTDALIRLEQLMESLTKQPATANVNAGAAPPVVVQQSLKAPIPCFDGKTENWPKFKAMFSDVVCNSSDSDAVKLHHLDKALVGDAAGLINAKMITDNNFKEVWRQLTEQFENPRVIVDTHVEGLIRLKPIAKGSYKDLLELIKTCERHVAGLGYQGLNVDTLSGILITKLLTSRLDDHTLQLWERNQKHESSLKPQSEPLPQKNDSPKVNAEVSNTPKPPTSAAPNTSCSCSNPQTVKTVMLLTAVINLEDCRGNVVPCRTLLDSGSQVCFLSEVMANRLSNPRESVSVPVTGIGEAKFYAREKLNVSVSSRYSNFSTTVECLIVPKVTGIIPSSKIDISSWSIPAGIQLADPEFFVPERIDMLIGASKFFYLLKSGHLRLADGLPELHETHFGWVVAGEIDDRVVNTVQQVHSATVDSLNDTVKKFWELEEIADTPSLGTEQDECEDTFQRTHHRTPSGRYVVQLPFREDVDKLCDNREMALRRFLALERRLVKDPTLKEQYVRFIQEYEELGHCREVDEARDHPSHGRYYLPHHAVLRPSSSTTKLRVVFNASARPYQGARSLNDVLQVGGNVQNDLFSILLRFRRHAVAFTADITKMYRQVLVDPSQTCYQRIFWRESPDKPLRVLELQTVTYGTAAAPFLATRCLSQLCEDEGGRFPVAAKIVRKDCYVDDVLSGAESAEEAVDAQQQLQQLLRCGGFPIHKWSSNCLAMLTNVPETDREKLIRLDQESTREVVKTLGLTWSPRADEFVFLTSSCAKVPSKYTKRMVFSEIGRLFDPLGLASPIVVIAKMLMQEIWKSGLPWDAELDGELLQWWLTFRDALPGVCELSIPRRVISQQAVALEIHGFSDASIRAYGAVLYVRSIIPDGTAQLALLCSKSKVSPIAEIFVRNRVSEINKETSGYTWKYIPTKENPADIISRGMLPNALKSSELWRNGPRFLWESDYQVESPTDIPDAELPEMKQIVVVASTAFNREQLPVFSKYSSFRKLQRVIAYVQRFISNCREKDDKLRVKQRHTSVPELRKAMELIIKIVQHEVLGDEIRRIIQNEPCKKIAQLHSIYQDGVLRVGGRLKHSPMMSEAKHPYILPRHPIVDLLIRAYHLENLHEGPSSLLANLRTRFWILDGRSAQMGNLPSCRVTPAHPFEVTGVDYAGPVYVKQGRHRPRLEKAYLGVFVCMVTRAVHLELISDMTTEAFVAALHRFTARREVPREIHSDNGSNFRGARNELHELFELFRSEALENEIEDFCQPREISWHFIPPEAPNFGGIWEAAVKSAKFHLKRTLKDARLTFEEYVTVLVQVEAILNSRPLYSVSSDPGDPEVITPGHFLIGRPLTAIPEPSYEGSPVNRLSRWQYLQKLREGFWHKWKREYLQSLQGQNKNRTKQPNIQPGMIVLLEEKETPP, from the exons ATGTCGGTCGATCGAACGCCGATAAAAACGACGGTGGATCCCGAGCAGGTGAAGATGCTTATCCACCAACGAGGAGCAGTGAAAGGAAAAGTGACGAAAATCCACAATACGCTAGAGAACCCTGAAGACCATCCGGAGCTAGTGAGTGTGCCACTGCTGAAggtgttccagaagaaactggaaATGCACTATAGTGAGTATGAGGCCATCCATCGTGAAGTGTTGTCAGTGACGCCGCCATCGAAGGTTGAAGAGCAGGATGAAAAGCTGGAGGAGTTTGACAAACTGCACACCGACGCCTTGATCAGGCTGGAGCAGCTGATGGAGAGTCTCACCAAGCAACCTGCCACCGCGAATGTCAACGCTGGAGCAGCACCTCCCGTAGTGGTGCAGCAGTCCCTCAAAGCACCGATACCCTGCTTTGATGGGAAAACCGAGAACTGGCCAAAGTTCAAGGCGATGTTTTCGGACGTGGTGTGCAACAGCAGCGACTCGGATGCTGTCAAATTGCATCACTTGGACAAGGCCCTTGTCGGTGATGCCGCCGGACTCATCAACGCCAAGATGATTACCGACAACAACTTCAAGGAAGTTTGGAGGCAGCTGACCGAACAGTTCGAGAACCCGAGAGTGATTGTGGACACCCACGTCGAGGGATTGATTCGTCTGAAGCCGATAGCGAAGGGAAGCtacaaggatcttctggagctgATCAAGACCTGCGAGCGTCACGTAGCTGGGCTGGGGTACCAGGGACTGAATGTGGATACCCTCTCCGGCATCCTCATCACCAAGCTGCTGACGTCGCGGCTGGACGACCACACCCTCCAGCTGTGGGAGCGCAACCAGAAGCACG AATCTTCGTTGAAACCCCAGTCTGAACCCCTTCCTCAGAAGAACGATTCTCCAAAGGTTAACGCGGAAGTGAGCAATACACCCAAACCCCCAACGTCAGCAGCCCCAAATACCTCGTGCTCGTGCAGTAATCCCCAAACCGTGAAAACCGTGATGCTGTTGACGGCCGTTATTAACCTCGAAGATTGTCGTGGTAATGTGGTTCCGTGCCGCACCCTTTTAGATAGTGGATCCCAAGTGTGCTTCCTGTCAGAAGTGATGGCCAACCGATTGTCCAATCCCCGTGAATCTGTAAGCGTTCCGGTTACAGGAATCGGTGAAGCCAAGTTCTATGCTCGTGAGAAGCTGAACGTGtcagtttcctccaggtattcgaaCTTTTCTACCACCGTCGAGTGTCTGATTGTACCGAAGGTTACTGGAATTATTCCATCGTCGAAGATTGATATCTCCTCCTGGTCGATTCCAGCAGGGATACAATTAGCCGATCCCGAGTTTTTCGTGCCAGAGCGAATTGATATGCTCATTGGTGCTTCGAAGTTTTTTTATTTGCTTAAGTCAGGTCACCTCCGACTAGCAGATGGTTTGCCAGAACTCCATGAGACCCATTTCGGATGGGTTGTTGCGGGTGAGATAGACGATCGTGTTGTCAATACGGTGCAACAAGTGCATTCCGCCACTGTGGATTCTTTGAATGATACCGTGAAGAAGTTCTGGGAACTGGAAGAGATTGCTGATACCCCGAGCCTAGGAACCGAGCAGGATGAGTGTGAGGACACCTTCCAAAGGACCCACCATCGAACACCATCTGGAAGATATGTTGTGCAATTACCCTTTCGAGAAGATGTCGACAAGCTTTGTGACAACCGAGAGATGGCTCTCCGTCGTTTCCTTGCGTTGGAAAGACGACTCGTGAAGGATCCTACCCTGAAGGAGCAGTACGTGCGATTCATTCAAGAGTATGAGGAGTTGGGCCATTGCAGAGAAGTGGATGAAGCACGCGATCATCCATCGCATGGACGCTACTATTTACCCCACCACGCCGTGTTGAGACCATCTAGCTCCACAACCAAGCTACGAGTGGTTTTTAACGCCTCGGCGCGACCATACCAAGGCGCAAGGTCGCTGAATGACGTTCTGCAAGTCGGTGGCAACGTACAAAATGACTTGTTCAGTATCCTCCTTCGATTCCGCAGACATGCCGTAGCTTTCACTGCCGACATCACGAAGATGTATCGCCAAGTGCTGGTTGATCCATCGCAGACTTGTTaccaaaggattttctggagagaaAGCCCAGACAAACCACTGAGAGTATTGGAGTTACAGACCGTAACGTACGGGACTGCCGCTGCACCTTTTCTAGCCACCAGGTGTTTAAGCCAGTTGTGCGAGGATGAAGGAGGCAGGTTCCCAGTTGCAGCGAAAATAGTGCGAAAGGACTGTTACGTCGATGACGTCCTTTCAGGAGCCGAGAGCGCAGAAGAAGCAGTTGATGCCCAGCAGCAGTTACAACAGCTGTTGCGATGTGGTGGATTCCCGATACATAAATGGAGTTCGAATTGTCTAGCGATGCTTACTAATGTTCCCGAGACAGACCGAGAGAAACTGATACGCTTGGATCAAGAGTCGACCCGAGAAGTAGTCAAGACCCTGGGACTGACTTGGAGCCCCAGAGCCGATGAGTTCGTGTTTCTTACCAGTAGTTGTGCCAAAGTTCCAAGCAAGTACACAAAGCGGATGGTATTTTCTGAGATTGGTAGACTGTTCGATCCGCTGGGCTTGGCATCACCCATCGTCGTTATTGCTAAGATGCTAATGCAAGAGATTTGGAAGTCTGGTCTACCATGGGATGCCGAGCTTGATGGAGAACTACTTCAGTGGTGGCTGACTTTCCGTGACGCTTTACCAGGAGTTTGCGAGTTGAGCATACCCCGCCGTGTGATTTCCCAACAAGCCGTTGCCCTGGAAATACACGGATTTTCAGATGCGTCGATTCGAGCGTACGGAGCCGTATTGTATGTGAGAAGCATTATACCAGATGGCACTGCACAACTAGCCCTGTTGTGTAGTAAGTCGAAGGTGTCGCCTATCGCTGAG ATCTTCGTCCGAAATAGAGTATCGGAAATCAACAAGGAGACCAGTGGCTACACATGGAAGTATATCCCCACCAAGGAGAACCCTGCGGACATAATATCAAGAGGAATGCTCCCTAATGCTTTGAAGTCAAGCGAGTTGTGGAGGAACGGCCCAAGGTTCCTATGGGAATCTGATTACCAAGTTGAGTCGCCAACAGATATCCCAGATGCGGAGCTGCCGGAGATGAAACAGATCGTAGTTGTAGCGTCAACCGCCTTCAACAGAGAACAACTTCCCGTATTTTCTAAATACAGTTCCTTCCGTAAGCTTCAGCGAGTGATAGCTTACGTCCAGCGTTTCATCTCAAACTGTCGTGAGAAGGATGACAAGCTCCGTGTCAAACAAAGACACACCAGTGTTCCAGAGCTCCGTAAGGCAATGGAGCTGATTATAAAGATCGTTCAGCACGAGGTTCTTGGAGATGAAATCAGACGGATTATTCAAAACGAGCCTTGTAAGAAAATTGCACAGTTGCATTCCATATACCAGGATGGAGTTTTAAGAGTCGGAGGGAGATTGAAACACTCACCCATGATGTCAGAAGCAAAACACCCGTACATACTTCCGAGGCACCCGATTGTTGACCTGTTGATTCGAGCATATCATTTGGAGAACTTGCACGAGGgaccgtctagtttgcttgcgaaCCTACGCACTCGTTTCTGGATACTAGACGGACGATCGGCC CAAATGGGCAATCTACCTTCTTGTCGGGTCACGCCAGCTCATCCATTCGAGGTCACGGGCGTAGATTATGCAGGTCCTGTGTATGTGAAACAGGGGCGCCACCGACCGAGATTAGAGAAAGCATATCTGGGAGTCTTCGTGTGCATGGTCACAAGGGCTGTGCACCTGGAGTTAATTTCCGACATGACCACCGAAGCCTTTGTTGCGGCATTGCACCGATTCACCGCAAGAAGAGAAGTGCCGAGAGAGATCCATTCTGACAATGGATCCAACTTCCGAGGAGCGAGAAACGAGTTGCACGAGCTGTTTGAATTGTTCCGCTCAGAAGCGTTGGAGAATGAGATTGAGGATTTTTGTCAGCCAAGGGAAATTTCATGGCACTTCATTCCTCCTGAAGCGCCAAACTTTGGGGGAATTTGGGAGGCTGCTGTGAAAAGCGCAAAATTCCATTTGAAAAGAACTCTCAAAGAcgctcggttaacatttgaggagtATGTGACAGTCTTGGTTCAGGTTGAGGCAATTCTAAATTCAAGACCGCTCTATTCCGTATCGTCTGACCCGGGTGACCCTGAAGTGATCACACCGGGACACTTCTTGATTGGCCGGCCCTTAACTGCCATACCGGAACCCAGCTATGAGGGTAGCCCGGTCAATCGTCTAAGTCGTTGGCAATACCTCCAGAAACTGCGAGAAGGTTTCTGGCATAAGTGGAAGCGCGAATACCTTCAGTCCCTTCAAGGTCAAAACAAAAACAGGACTAAGCAGCCAAACATCCAGCCCGGCATGATTGTGCTGCTCGAGGAGAAGGAAACACCGCCATAA